A window of Heliomicrobium undosum genomic DNA:
CCACCGTCTGCTCCAGCAGCACGTCGCCGTCCGGTCGCTTCTGCCGGAAACGCGCCTGTTGCAGAAAGCGGAGGATATCTGGCCCTTGCTTAAAGAGCACCGCGTCGTCTACATTAAACCGATCCATGGGACCCAGGGATATGGCATCTACCGGATCGGCCTCCACCCGTCAGGGGGGTACTCCTGGATCGGCTGCCAATCGGCGGTCACCCTGGGGCTGGCGTACACGCGAAACGCGATTGAAGCCAAGATCAAACGGCTCCTTGAACGAACCGCCTATGTGGCGCAGCAGGGGTTGCGCCTGGCCTTGATCGAGGGGGCGCCCTTCGACATCCGCCTGCTGGCGCAGAAAGACGGCCGAGGGAAATGGGGGATTACCAAGGCGTTCGGCCGGATTGCCCCGCCGGGCAAGTTCACCTCCAACCTCAGCCAAGGCGGAAAGGCGATGGGCATCCTCAATTCCTTGAAGGCCGCCTCGCTGCCGCCGAAGCGAAAACGGTCGACCATCCTCAGAGAATTGCAGCGGTGGGGGGGAGCACTGCCCCGCATCTTGGAGGAGAGCGCTGGATTTACACTGGGGGAATTGGGGCTAGACATGGCAATTGACCGAAGCGGCAAGGTCTGGTTGCTGGAAATCAACGCCAAACCCTTCAAACGGCTCGACGAAGGGGAGGGGGATCCGCGGCTCGTCCGTCTTTCCCTGGAGCGGCCAGTCGTCTATGGGCGCTTCCTGGACGGATTTGAGGACGAAGGAAGGGGCCGATCTCCATGACGGGGCCTTATGTAGGGATTCTGGCCGCCGGCGAAGGGTCGAAAACAGCACCTTTTGGCCGGTGGTCGCCGGCGATCGCTGAAACAGTGAATGCCTTGCGCCTGCGGGGGATCAATGCCGTCGCCGTGGCTGTCGACGACCTGGGACAGAAACGCTTCGTGAGGGTCTGGCGGCCGGGGGTGGGGCATCGTTGGCATGGGGAACTCAAGGCAGCGCCAAAAATCCTCTACAACCGCATCCTCAACCGCAGCCGGGAGCACCGGCCTGAGGTGCAGTCACTCTTGCGCACTTTAACACAGCAGGGGGATATCCTTTTCAATCCAGGCTACCTGTCAAAGGCTGTCCTCTACCGTCACCTGTCCGGCAGCGCAGTGGCTGACTACCTGCCGGAAACGTCGCTGCAGCCGGCGCCGTCAGACGTGCTGGCTATGCTGGCGCGCCGCTCCTGCCTGTATCTGAAACCGGTCGACAGTTGCGGCGGCAGGGGGATCTTTCAGATCCGTCAGAACGGTCCCGCCTGGCAGGTGACGGAGGTCCGCAAGAAGATCGCCCTTACGTCTTCCTTCCATGAAAGGCAGGAACTGCTGGCCTGGCTCGACCGTCTGCTACACCGGCGTGAGTACCTGTGCCAGCAGGCCTTGTCG
This region includes:
- a CDS encoding YheC/YheD family endospore coat-associated protein gives rise to the protein MGTIYLTAHQAGTIGVEAGKAVLIRAGVLSWQANVRVVSTKLQSPLAPGVLSGLHWPADLPYQLTYSKEEQAFVAGPLLGIFSYRYPNKSYLWSSHLKETQRYARDLGVIAVVFSPQDIDWGERTVTGVILVGDEWRKKTFPIPRVVYNRIPSRKVENLPEVIDCKNHLLEIPGLILFNPRYLDKWETHRLLQQHVAVRSLLPETRLLQKAEDIWPLLKEHRVVYIKPIHGTQGYGIYRIGLHPSGGYSWIGCQSAVTLGLAYTRNAIEAKIKRLLERTAYVAQQGLRLALIEGAPFDIRLLAQKDGRGKWGITKAFGRIAPPGKFTSNLSQGGKAMGILNSLKAASLPPKRKRSTILRELQRWGGALPRILEESAGFTLGELGLDMAIDRSGKVWLLEINAKPFKRLDEGEGDPRLVRLSLERPVVYGRFLDGFEDEGRGRSP
- a CDS encoding YheC/YheD family endospore coat-associated protein; amino-acid sequence: MTGPYVGILAAGEGSKTAPFGRWSPAIAETVNALRLRGINAVAVAVDDLGQKRFVRVWRPGVGHRWHGELKAAPKILYNRILNRSREHRPEVQSLLRTLTQQGDILFNPGYLSKAVLYRHLSGSAVADYLPETSLQPAPSDVLAMLARRSCLYLKPVDSCGGRGIFQIRQNGPAWQVTEVRKKIALTSSFHERQELLAWLDRLLHRREYLCQQALSLDRIDGRPYDFRVLVQKDGRGRWTYVDAGIRLAAPGHVVTHRPNGGRILRREQLLRLRFDRFRWKAIESEIAAAAIAAARALEAGSGEHFGILTLDMGLERTSERLWLLEINAKPGRFDEPWIQLKSDYLLASYIRHLAARRGEFHENIYSP